A single genomic interval of Pomacea canaliculata isolate SZHN2017 linkage group LG5, ASM307304v1, whole genome shotgun sequence harbors:
- the LOC112563487 gene encoding uncharacterized protein LOC112563487 isoform X1 — protein MASVSEEDASMLVSEDEEDFMDSVSTQSSSPRFENRDIKLNDNQPPDCDFESFVMLSTDRQSPFEADSEMSQGKHHNVDEKNSEQYAPATKTSASECSTEEKTEEKPISVKSMINKFGGGVKATASDVFSKPKATLPTSGHKKPHDKTFAAVDDGGIHLHEKGTGSSEKDGSCILTADSSVDSELCTKLTEIDPDNNGLMRNTRTAQGKCFKITTEVGNQENEAEVSWQESFKDRSETLDGQAVPAVLPGDSVERILETHVPGEQEDNWKVEEEGDINCEEPHADLEDSISLPGSFTSSSSRQEEQKDNWKAEQDDDINYEDLSINLPEEDLSLNLPQTICSETGVFVSPAGTFPQASFQENLPEVQEPVHRMSPSEMCESQKRERYLQSPSELKPIPSHQNQHQISGAQQYYIPSKDTTHHFVPKECKGSSPGHEQIRMQQVGIQEQHQKSPRREQTPAHLQVTGFPRETSPAAYFRQQGVPDNPVPQSKCAGSPPGPHQSKSANNDSATVRVDGVDENMELDLIKLYFESAKSGGGDVISVEDYRSEGYVLVMFEDTEAAENVTHRPHTVGKKSLIASLHKVQSPEEKSPAQSCTVEVRGGSIVEKEELLQLYFENSKKSGGGPIKSFRMDAESSVAFITFEDETAVAEVLSRSHSLTGVSLSVTPHRPSRTIRVRGLKKNTSTDLLEMYFESKRAGGNEVEKVVLNDGKGEALVTFKDESAVHDVLQKEHVIGGTKVTVNLHEGATKASASETEQMMSKESCTVEVCGLSKQTSEETVVFYFENKRRSGGGPIQEIKRDLQHGRALITFEDHEAVQNVLQKEHTIEGAKVTVRLHEGATEASTSGTEQTNKESCTVEVCGLSKQTSEETVVFYFENKRRSGGGPIQEIKRDLQSGRALITFEDHEAVKRVLEKKHTIDGKELQVNVYIPPTDRVVSSYDRCDDQELNSVVIDGLGKSTSKDTLWNYFENNRRSGGGPVTDVRFDDKRGVVYITFEHDADASNVASRKHKLDGKEVTVNIYRPPEMMKDRVVLTELEDVSSVDELLNFVEAKTGEDVSSILFGNDGEAAVVIFENVIDFHEVQSALTKKLFKGRTLVVEPVPVSATVLVQNLPQNPPSSTDMLSNYFENKRRSGGGDVTNVELGDHGKYALITFADAKDAEAVTKRKHIINEHQVDVTLYCECLGIRGGELEPNVRLPEPAALSESTQVKISAIKMAPRVMKSLISLLEEQNAHLSMAGLPEEICLTCSLTPETEGVRQLVKSWEEKVTGALDSYLKSVEMEELSVSEEEYAEVTEQLKEVSEHAEIDINFDPQRSILIIIWVGEDKREITKEVKKIIEGAQVNVKRKHEVKKEQMKIPKGKILLLKTHLTNTREKFPDLSIHFDDENECIEFTGVGEVITEMKLIISDFMNNMTCNSHIWDSQLISQLFAFPKAREMFERECMKQDQDGAVVILPGGFEVYSFDEILAEKMLLAGRKSVQRRVVKFEDGMEDIIKLERWAQMKESVLEANKELMVMDEDKTALTIVSLNTNINTCIQQLKSFLDENFIQEDTLTVAKPFKTLFQKYFWKNFERKRAEDKRIRLDLMNLNEDDDRVVIKGNASAIQEAKAVAVSFIRSLKCTAKTVKKPLFDQFLQSSDWKLVREEIEQNLMCKILMPEDKFDCFFSSYDSDYRQFGETSYLPEDVDEIPDVRQYDANAFSATSLPAGGKGRRSFGSTKFQADIKIKVPATTPKLIKPPRPRIYLSIMSDITKEEHDVLVNSASASLHLNHGQVSTALLTVGGDTIQAECTQQYPQGIQPGELAITSGGKLFCKNIFHCCLPEKKDEQQMKDILTKTMMKCLSEADTRGHRSIGFPALGAGNLGYPSDLVAETMFQATVDFGLKNPQCKLSDVFFILHKKDTQNRNAFEEENERWRQDNTQEEEVTQEDEEDISQRNPDAMGTKRWLFFNETAKTVKLMFVTQDAVTMDKAEEELMNHYRKTIVVSQFDVPDLERWQEDFINDLVNGCKVALVDLTINYDLGRLKLEGLREKVDSVPVNIIMKQAGDRIQEDKLAHLMAKQIRWYFVEVYQADEELLEYDVRTSYRIERAYRDGKHKEFIFDDQNQAYVVDFTKMEEKPENPMVADEVTL, from the exons ATGGCATCTGTCAGTGAAGAAGATGCGTCTATGCTGGTGAGCGAAGACGAAGAGGACTTTATGGATTCTGTTTCAACACAATCTTCATCTCCACGCTTTGAAAACAGAGACATAAAACTAAATGATAATCAGCCACCTGATTGTGACTTTGAAAGTTTTGTGATGCTtagcacagacagacagtctCCTTTTGAGGCTGACTCTGAAATGAGTCAAGGCAAGCACCAtaatgttgatgaaaaaaaCTCTGAGCAGTATGCACCTGCCACAAAAACATCGGCATCAGAGTGCAGCACAGAAGAAAAGACTGAGGAGAAACCTATCTCAGTGAAGTCTATGATTAACAAATTTGGTGGTGGAGTAAAGGCAACAGCTTCTGATGTGTTTTCCAAACCCAAAGCAACATTGCCTACTTCAGGTCACAAAAAGCCCCATGATAAGACCTTTGCTGCTGTAGATGATGGTGGTATCCATTTGCATGAAAAAGGGACAGGTAGTTCAGAAAAGGATGGAAGCTGCATCTTAACTGCTGATAGTTCAGTGGACTCTGAATTGTGCACAAAGCTGACAGAAATTGATCCAGATAACAATGGGTTGATGAGGAATACCAGGACAGCTCAAGGTAAGTGTTTCAAAATTACCACAGAAGTAGGAAACCAAGAAAATGAAGCAGAAGTTAGTTGGCAGGAAAGTTTCAAGGATAGGTCAGAAACTTTAGATGGGCAGGCTGTACCAGCTGTGCTGCCAGGTGACTCAGTTGAGAGAATACTTGAAACACATGTACCAGGTGAACAAGAGGACAACTGGAAAGTTGAGGAGGAAGGTGACATTAATTGTGAAGAACCTCATGCAGATCTGGAAGACAGCATCAGTCTACCTGGTTCTTTCACAAGCTCGTCATCTAGACAAGAAGAGCAAAAAGATAACTGGAAAGCTGAGCAGGACGATGACATTAATTATGAGGACCTGTCCATAAATCTACCCGAAGAGGATCTGTCCCTAAATCTACCCCAGACCATCTGCAGTGAAACAGGAGTATTTGTAAGCCCAGCTGGCACTTTTCCACAAGCTAGCTTTCAAGAAAATTTACCCGAAGTTCAGGAGCCAGTGCACAGAATGTCCCCTTCAGAAATGTGTGAGtctcaaaagagagaaaggtacCTGCAAAGCCCCTCAGAATTAAAACCCATTCCCTCACATCAAAACCAGCACCAAATTTCAGGGGCCCAGCAATATTATATACCTTCAAAGGACACAACTCATCATTTTGTACCTAAGGAATGCAAAGGCAGCAGTCCAGGACATGAACAAATCCGCATGCAGCAGGTGGGGATACAGGAACAGCACCAGAAGTCTCCAAGAAGAGAACAAACACCAGCTCACCTTCAGGTGACTGGTTTTCCCAGAGAAACAAGCCCAGCAGCATATTTCAGACAACAAGGTGTGCCAGACAACCCAGTTCCTCAATCTAAGTGTGCAGGAAGCCCACCAG GCCCTCATCAAAGCAAATCAGCTAACAATGATTCAGCCACTGTGCGTGTAGATGGTGTTGATGAGAACATGGAGCTTGACTTGATTAAACTGTACTTTGAGAGCGCAAAATCAGGAGGTGGGGATGTCATCAGTGTGGAAGACTACCGCAGTGAAGGCTACGTACTTGTGATGTTTGAAGACACAGAAG CTGCTGAAAATGTCACCCATCGTCCTCATACAGTGGGCAAAAAATCACTTATTGCTAGCCTACACAAAGTTCAATCACCTGAGGAGAAATCACCTGCACAAAGCTGCACAGTTGAAGTGCGTGGTGGAAGCATTGTCGAAAAAGAAGAGCTACTACAGCTGTATTTTGAGAATTCTAAAAAATCTGGTGGAGGTCCCATTAAAAGCTTTAGAATGGATGCAGAATCCAGTGTTGCTTTCATTACTTTTGAAGATGAAACAG CTGTAGCTGAGGTACTGAGTAGATCACACAGCCTGACGGGAGTAAGCTTGAGTGTTACACCACACAGACCATCTAGAACTATCAGAGTGCGTGGCCTGAAAAAGAATACCAGCACAGATTTACTGGAAATGTACTTTGAGAGCAAGAGAGCTGGTGGCAATGAAGTGGAGAAAGTTGTTCTGAATGATGGAAAGGGAGAAGCTTTGGTCACATTTAAAGATGAGTCAG CTGTTCATGATGTACTACAAAAAGAACATGTGATTGGAGGAACCAAAGTAACAGTCAATTTACATGAAGGTGCCACCAAAGCTTCAGCTTCAGAAACAGAGCAGATGATGAGCAAAGAAAGTTGCACAGTTGAGGTGTGTGGCCTCAGTAAACAGACCTCAGAAGAAACAGTGGTtttctattttgaaaacaaaagacgGTCTGGAGGTGGTCCAATCCAGGAAATCAAAAGAGATTTGCAGCACGGTAGAGCATTGATAACATTTGAAGACCATGAAG CTGTGCAGAATGTACTACAAAAAGAACATACAATTGAAGGAGCCAAAGTGACAGTTCGTTTACATGAAGGCGCTACCGAAGCTTCAACTTCAGGAACAGAACAGACGAACAAAGAAAGTTGCACAGTTGAGGTGTGTGGCCTCAGTAAACAGACCTCAGAAGAAACAGTGGTtttctattttgaaaacaaaagacgGTCAGGAGGTGGCCCAATCCAGGAAATCAAAAGAGACTTGCAGTCCGGAAGAGCATTAATAACATTTGAAGATCATGAAG CTGTTAAAAGAGTACTTGAGAAAAAACATACAATTGATGGAAAGGAACTCCAGGTGAACGTGTACATTCCACCAACAGACAGGGTTGTCTCAAGCTATGACAGGTGTGATGATCAGGAACTGAACAGTGTGGTCATTGATGGCCTTGGTAAATCAACCAGTAAAGATACTTTATGGAACTACTTTGAAAACAATCGGCGTtcaggtggtggacctgtcacAGATGTCAGGTTTGATGACAAGAGAGGAGTGGTGTACATCACCTTTGAACATGACGCTG ATGCTTCAAATGTGGCTTCACGTAAACACAAGCTGGATGGGAAAGAAGTGACTGTCAACATTTACAGACCTCCAGAAATGATGAAAGATCGTGTCGTGCTAACTGAGCTAGAAGATGTAAGCTCAGTGGATGAACTGTTAAATTTTGTGGAAGCAAAGACTGGAGAGGATGTGTCATCCATTCTGTTTGGCAATGATGGCGAAGCAGCTGttgttatatttgaaaatgtcataG ATTTCCATGAAGTGCAGTCAGCTTTGACTAAAAAGCTTTTCAAAGGAAGAACACTGGTTGTTGAGCCAGTGCCAGTGAGTGCAACTGTGCTTGTGCAAAACTTGCCCCAAAACCCACCTTCATCTACAGACATGCTGTCCAACTATTTTGAGAACAAGCGGCGCAGTGGAGGAGGTGATGTGACAAATGTTGAGCTCGGAGATCATGGAAAATATGCTCTGATCACTTTTGCTGATGCCAAAG ATGCTGAGGCTGTGACCAAAAGGAAACACATAATTAATGAGCACCAAGTGGATGTCACTCTCTATTGTGAATGTTTGGGAATAAGAGGGGGAGAACTAGAGCCCAATGTAAGATTACCAGAGCCAGCTGCTTTGTCCGAATCTACTCAAGTCAAGATTTCAGCCATTAAAATGGCCCCTCGTGTGATGAAAAGCCTCATCTCTTTACTGGAAGAGCAAAATGCTCATCTGAGCATGGCAGGTCTACCAGAAGAAATTTGCCTGACCTGCTCTTTGACTCCAGAGACTGAAGGAGTCAGACAACTTGTAAAATCATGGGAAGAAAAAGTGACGGGGGCTTTGGACAGCTATTTAAAAAGTGTTGAGATGGAAGAACTTAGTGTTTCCGAAGAAGAGTATGCTGAAGTGACTGAGCAACTAAAGGAAGTGTCTGAGCATGCTGAAATAGATATTAACTTCGATCCTCAGAGAAGCATCCTTATCATTATCTGGGTTGGAGAAGATAAAAGGGAAATTACTAAGGAAGTGAAGAAAATTATTGAAGGGGCTCAAGTTAATGTGAAGAGAAAACACGAAGTCAAAAAGGAGCAGATGAAAATACCCAAAGGAAAAATTTTACTactaaaaacacatttaactAACACAAGAGAGAAGTTTCCAGATTTGTCCATTCATTTTGATGATGAGAATGAGTGTATTGAATTTACAGGAGTTGGTGAAGTGATCACAGAGATGAAGCTCATAATAAGTGATTTCATGAACAACATGACATGTAATTCCCACATCTGGGATTCCCAGCTTATATCACAGCTGTTTGCTTTTCCTAAAGCAAGAGAAATGTTTGAGAGGGAGTGTATGAAGCAGGATCAAGACGGTGCTGTTGTGATTTTACCAGGTGGCTTTGAAGTGTACTCTTTTGATGAAATACTCGCTGAAAAGATGCTTCTTGCTGGTCGTAAATCAGTGCAGCGCAGAGTTGTCAAATTTGAAGATGGCATGGAAGATATAATTAAACTGGAGAGATGGGCACAAATGAAAGAGTCTGTTTTAGAGGCAAACAAAGAGCTCATGGTAATGGATGAAGATAAAACGGCCTTAACAATTGTCAgtttaaacacaaacatcaacacatgCATCCAGCAGCTGAAGAGCTTCCTGGATGAAAACTTCATTCAGGAAGATACCCTTACAGTGGCAAAACCCTTCAAGACACTGTTCCAAAAGTACTTTTGGAAGAATTTTGAGAGAAAACGTGCTGAAGACAAAAGGATTAGGCTTGACCTCATGAATttaaatgaagatgatgacagaGTTGTTATAAAAGGGAATGCATCCGCCATTCAAGAAGCAAAAGCTGTTGCAGTCAGCTTTATCAGAAGTTTGAAGTGCACAGCAAAGACTGTAAAGAAGCCTCTTTTCGATCAGTTCCTTCAGTCTTCTGACTGGAAACTTGTTCGTGAGGAGATAGAACAGAATCTAATGTGCAAGATTCTGATGCCAGAAGACAAATTTGATTGCTTTTTCTCTAGTTATGATTCAGATTATAGACAGTTTGGGGAAACAAGCTATCTCCCTGAAGATGTTGATGAAATTCCAGATGTTAGACAGTATGATGCCAATGCCTTTTCAGCAACATCTTTACCAGCAGGAGGAAAAGGACGCAGAAGCTTTGGCAGTACAAAGTTTCAAGCAG ATATTAAAATCAAGGTTCCTGCAACAACGCCTAAGCTGATAAAACCTCCAAGGCCAAGAATCTACTTAAGCATCATGTCAGATATCACCAAAGAAGAA catgATGTGCTGGTGAACTCAGCATCAGCGTCACTGCACCTGAACCATGGGCAAGTTTCCACAGCCTTGCTCACTGTTGGAGGGGACACAATACAGGCAGAATGCACTCAGCAATATCCACAGGGCATCCAGCCAGGCGAGCTTGCAATAACTTCTGGAGGAAAACTTTTTTGcaagaatatttttcactgcTGTCTgccagaaaagaaagatgaacaacaaatgaaagat ATTCTCACAAAAACCATGATGAAATGCCTTTCCGAGGCAGACACACGAGGCCACAGATCCATTGGTTTCCCAGCTCTAGGTGCAGGAAATCTTGGCTATCCCTCAGATCTTGTAGCTGAGACTATGTTCCAAGCCACTGTGGACTTTGGCCTCAAGAACCCGCAGTGCAAGCTATCAGATGTCTTTTTCATCCTGCACAAAAAAGATAcccaaaacagaaat GCTTTTGAAGAGGAAAATGAGAGATGGAGGCAGGATAATACACAGGAGGAAGAAGTCACTCAAG aagatgaagaagacattTCACAAAGAAATCCAGATGCCATGGGAACTAAGCGCT ggttattttttaatgagacTGCAAAGACAGTGAAGCTGATGTTTGTTACTCAGGATGCTGTCACAATGGATAAGGCTGAAGAAGAACTTATGAACCACTACCGAAAGACAATTGTTGTTAGCCAGTTTGATGTGCCTGACCTTGAGAGGTGGCAAGAGGATTTC